The proteins below are encoded in one region of Methanosarcina barkeri 3:
- a CDS encoding methytransferase partner Trm112 codes for MKKNLMDILACPICKGDLILNVVEENEEEVISGTLYCPVCKEHYPIDEGIPNLLPPDLRN; via the coding sequence ATGAAAAAAAATCTTATGGATATTCTGGCCTGCCCTATATGTAAGGGCGATCTGATTTTGAACGTAGTAGAAGAAAATGAAGAAGAGGTCATATCCGGAACTCTCTACTGCCCTGTATGCAAAGAGCACTATCCCATTGATGAGGGGATTCCAAACTTACTTCCTCCTGACCTTAGAAACTGA
- the pyrG gene encoding glutamine hydrolyzing CTP synthase: MKYIIVTGGVMSGLGKGITIASIGRNLKNKGYKVTAIKIDPYINIDAGTMSPYQHGEVFVLKDGGEVDLDLGNYERFLDTELTRDHNLTTGKIYLEVISKERRGDYLGKTVQIIPHVTNEIKSRIRKVAARSGADVCLIEIGGTVGDIESMPFLEAVRQMHREEPSENIVFIHVTLAMEDLQGEQKTKPSQHSVKELRALGLSPEVIVVRSKSPLQESAKEKIALFCDVPQELVISAHDANDIYEVPLEIEEQGLTTQLMKHLQLESSVENGAWKEMVARMKSTTDTVKLAIVGKYTNLEDSYLSILEAVKHGGIDNGCHVEVNMVEAEILEEHPTNIEKLIQYDGILIPGGFGGRGTEGKMMAIKFARENDIPFLGICLGMQLAVIEFARNVAKLEGANSTEFDEDTPYPVIDLLPEQTSVADLGGTMRLGDYEAILKEGSIASKIYGTNYIVERHRHRYEVNPEFVDRLESYGIVFSGKNKNRMEIAEIPGKRFFFGSQFHPEFRSRPGRPSPPFNGLVAAMCKYRKEREGQ, from the coding sequence ATGAAGTATATCATAGTTACCGGTGGGGTGATGAGCGGGCTTGGAAAAGGCATTACCATCGCATCCATTGGCAGAAACCTTAAAAACAAAGGTTATAAAGTTACGGCTATCAAGATCGACCCTTACATCAATATTGATGCAGGCACCATGAGCCCCTACCAGCATGGGGAAGTTTTTGTGCTCAAGGACGGAGGTGAAGTTGACCTGGATCTTGGGAATTACGAGCGGTTCCTTGATACTGAGCTTACAAGAGACCATAACCTTACCACAGGCAAGATTTACTTAGAAGTAATTTCCAAAGAGAGGAGAGGAGACTACCTTGGAAAGACCGTTCAGATAATTCCCCATGTCACAAATGAAATAAAAAGCCGGATCAGAAAGGTTGCAGCCCGGAGTGGCGCTGATGTCTGTCTTATTGAAATCGGAGGAACTGTTGGGGACATTGAGAGCATGCCTTTCCTTGAGGCTGTACGCCAGATGCATAGAGAAGAGCCTTCCGAAAATATTGTATTTATACACGTGACCCTGGCTATGGAAGACCTTCAGGGGGAGCAAAAAACCAAGCCTTCGCAGCATTCCGTAAAGGAACTTCGTGCCCTTGGGCTCAGTCCTGAAGTAATCGTTGTAAGATCAAAGTCTCCTCTTCAGGAAAGTGCCAAAGAAAAAATTGCCCTCTTTTGTGATGTTCCCCAGGAATTGGTTATCAGCGCTCATGATGCCAATGATATTTATGAAGTACCTCTTGAGATCGAAGAACAGGGATTGACCACTCAGCTCATGAAGCACCTGCAACTGGAATCCAGTGTCGAAAACGGCGCATGGAAAGAGATGGTCGCAAGGATGAAATCTACAACTGATACGGTCAAACTGGCAATTGTCGGAAAATATACTAATCTTGAAGACTCTTACCTCAGCATCCTTGAGGCTGTGAAACACGGAGGAATTGATAACGGATGCCATGTTGAAGTCAATATGGTTGAAGCCGAAATCCTGGAAGAACATCCAACCAATATTGAAAAGCTAATACAGTATGATGGAATTCTTATTCCGGGTGGCTTTGGCGGGCGCGGTACGGAAGGCAAAATGATGGCAATTAAGTTTGCCAGGGAAAACGACATTCCTTTCCTTGGAATCTGCCTGGGCATGCAGCTTGCAGTCATCGAGTTTGCCAGAAATGTGGCTAAACTGGAAGGGGCAAACAGTACGGAATTTGACGAAGATACCCCTTACCCTGTGATTGATCTCCTGCCTGAACAAACCAGTGTTGCAGACCTGGGTGGAACCATGCGCCTTGGAGACTATGAGGCCATCCTTAAAGAAGGCTCTATTGCTTCTAAAATCTACGGGACTAATTACATTGTCGAGCGCCACCGCCATAGGTATGAGGTTAACCCGGAGTTTGTTGACAGACTTGAGTCTTACGGGATTGTTTTTTCCGGCAAAAACAAGAACAGGATGGAAATTGCCGAAATTCCTGGCAAGCGTTTCTTCTTTGGTTCCCAGTTCCATCCCGAATTCAGGTCAAGGCCTGGTAGACCGTCTCCTCCGTTCAATGGTCTCGTCGCGGCAATGTGCAAATACAGAAAGGAAAGAGAAGGGCAATAA
- a CDS encoding CDP-2,3-bis-(O-geranylgeranyl)-sn-glycerol synthase has product MLPAYLPNPFAAVFGGGKPIDGGRTLKDGRRIIGDGKTYRGLFSGIFFGVLAGSIQIWLSSKGFEILGVEMPAFGPNYTEAFKVVLALACGSLFGDMFKSFFKRRMGMKRGAPLPLVDQLDFVIGAWVFVYLTAPEWFVSNFTPSIMIIILIATPLLHLTTNIIGYVTGIKKEPW; this is encoded by the coding sequence ATGCTTCCTGCATACCTTCCCAATCCTTTTGCAGCTGTTTTCGGCGGCGGAAAACCAATTGACGGAGGAAGGACTTTAAAGGACGGAAGAAGGATTATAGGAGATGGAAAAACCTACAGAGGACTTTTTTCAGGCATTTTTTTCGGAGTGCTTGCAGGTAGTATCCAGATCTGGCTGAGTTCAAAAGGCTTCGAGATTCTGGGAGTCGAGATGCCAGCCTTCGGCCCAAATTATACTGAGGCTTTCAAAGTTGTTCTTGCCCTTGCCTGCGGCTCGCTTTTCGGGGATATGTTCAAGAGCTTCTTCAAGCGCAGGATGGGTATGAAAAGGGGAGCTCCGCTTCCACTTGTAGATCAGCTGGACTTCGTAATCGGAGCCTGGGTTTTTGTATACCTTACAGCTCCGGAATGGTTTGTGAGCAATTTTACGCCCTCGATAATGATAATCATCCTTATAGCGACACCTCTGCTGCATCTTACAACAAACATAATCGGATACGTTACAGGTATAAAGAAAGAACCATGGTAA
- the pyrE gene encoding orotate phosphoribosyltransferase — protein MNKSETKNELETQKQELIAALKACGAIRYGNFTLASGKKSKYYIDIKKASTDPKTLKLIARQAAFRIKQMDVNIVAGVELGGVPLATAASIETELPLLIVRKAIKDYGTKSRFVGDIEPKDRLVMLEDVTTSGGSVRNAIEVVRETGANVKYVISVVDREEGATENLKEVDVELVPLVSASDLLK, from the coding sequence ATGAACAAATCGGAAACCAAAAATGAGTTAGAGACACAAAAACAGGAACTGATCGCAGCCCTCAAGGCCTGCGGAGCTATCCGCTACGGAAATTTCACGCTTGCCTCGGGAAAAAAGAGTAAGTATTACATAGATATCAAAAAAGCAAGTACCGACCCTAAAACCCTGAAACTTATAGCACGACAGGCAGCATTCAGGATAAAACAGATGGATGTGAACATAGTAGCAGGAGTAGAACTTGGAGGTGTGCCTCTTGCGACTGCAGCTTCCATAGAAACCGAACTTCCCCTGCTTATAGTCAGGAAAGCTATAAAGGACTACGGTACTAAGAGCAGGTTTGTAGGTGACATTGAACCGAAAGACAGACTTGTAATGCTAGAAGACGTAACTACAAGCGGAGGTTCGGTCAGGAACGCAATTGAGGTTGTCAGGGAAACCGGAGCAAATGTCAAGTACGTAATCAGTGTCGTGGACAGAGAAGAAGGAGCAACTGAAAACTTAAAAGAGGTAGATGTGGAACTTGTTCCTCTTGTGAGTGCAAGCGATCTCTTAAAGTAA